The following proteins are encoded in a genomic region of Plasmodium sp. gorilla clade G2 genome assembly, chromosome: 2:
- a CDS encoding transmission-blocking target antigen s230, whose amino-acid sequence MKKLLTLKNLFLIILVFILTEKKDVRCNIIKENNIKNDEDKRFHLFYYSHNFFKTLETKQKKKKKKKQLFKNVGISNLSKEISIRKETYVTTKHRTCPFDKEESSFEMGSRNITCYDPIIWKKERKYMNKTVIKKNVINDQFVYSDIDKEYKNDIKNVEEKIDRDIYEKKDYENNDNLVVGYDDNFLLSFLKKCLMKIFSSPKKKKTVVQKKHKSNFFINSSLKYIYMYLTPSDSFNLVRRKRNLDEEDMSSNDNFVIDEEEEEEEEEEEEEEEDEEEEYEEEYEEEYDDYVYEQSVDETEEPLQQLQEEQQKEVAVEDSEESSNDVDEDYVEGEDEDMIRVDGYYEDQFRDTYDSKIKDEGEDDAVDEYLDEYSDVHSDEYSDVHSDVHSDVYEKERENQGETYSVDDDDEGEESFTYEKSDISKTDLFKFIEDSEGDDIYKVDSSNVLLEDGTRVSKVSRKSADVEGREEEEEEEREEREGEEGEEESVIKIITNVLQNNVLPSDGADEFDKIDLSFETTESGDTSVSEDSFDKYASNNTNKEYVCDFTDQLKPTESTPKVKKCELKVNEPLIKVKIICPLKGSVEKIYDNIEYVPKKSPYVVLTKEETKLKEHVLSKLIYGLIISPTVNEKENNFKEGVIEFTLPPMVNKPTVFYFICDNSKTEDENKKGNRGIVEVSIQPYGNKINGCAFLDDDEEEEKYGDQGEVDENNDKIKLKKFFTQNIYKKNNIYPCYMKLYSGDIGGIMFPKNIKSSTCFEEMIPYNKEIKWNKEKKTLTNLINNSVVYNKDMNAKYYNVQYVHIPTSYKDTLNLFCSIILKEDESNLNLNSNSYLVYVSINEEFNFSLLDFYESFVPIKKTIQAAQRNLNNKEHDYTCDFTDKLDKPVPPLIEGKKLFICRKYLKEFDTFTLKCNVNKTNYPNIEIFPKNLKDKKEVLKLDLDIQYQMFSKFFKFNTQNSKYLNLYPSYLMFPFNHIGKKELKNNPIYKSHKDIKYFEQSSLLSPLSSSDSLGKLLNFIDTQETVSLTEKIRYLNITINELESDNNTFSLTLQVPPYIDIKEPFYFMFGCNNNKGDGNIGVVELLISKHEEIIKGCNFHDTKLDYFNNNVSSSKDECTLHAYENDIIGFNCSETNNASDEEEDGVDVSLQPENCFNKVYKGLEIIDINTLLNNAQVYKINNKKTPVFLKIPPYNLLEDTKLSCKCTIEGVVKNINVILTKTDTVLLKREIQNEYILDDKIYTCEHENFINPRVNRIFDENVEHTCNVKIEKFFNYIQILCPAKDLGIYKDIQMYYDIIKPTRVPQFKKFNNEELHKLIPNSEMLHKTKEMLILYNEEKVDLLHFYVFFPIYIKDNYEFNIVCDNSKTTWNNQIGGKVIYHITVSKREQKVKGCSFNDEHTNMFIDNKSNVKNCVIDANPKDIIGFVCPSGTLKITSCFKDAVVNTNLTNINRILYLKNNLANFTYKHYFNYMEVPALMDYDISFKCICVDLKKKKYNIKSPLGPKVLNAIYKKLNIRYDKYVTGTLQNKYLMTYMDLHLSNKRNYIKELFNDLDKKKPADTDANPETIIESLTINESNESTPFPTGDVDAEHLLLEGYDVWENLYDETLEDVIYKDIESLELKDIEQYVLQVNLKAPKLMMSSQINNNRHVCDFSMKNLIVPDSLKKKKEEGGNNPINIHCYALLKPLDTLYVKCPTSKDNYEAAKVNISESDNEYELQVISLIEKRLQNFELLDSKRNGNGHAILPNGVVDPTSVLDSSTFEKYFKNIKIKPDKFFEKVIKEVDDTEEEKDLESILRGVIVSPMKVLKKKDPFTSYAALVVPPVVSKDLHLKVECNNTEYKDENQNILGYNGIVHIDISTSDEKIKGCDFSTDNSSILTTSIELVNGETKDCEININNNEFFGIICDNDTNLDPEKCFNEIYDKDKSNVKKFHELIPNIDIFSLPNSNKKKVAYAKIPLDYINKLSFSCSCKSSHNNTIGNMKVILNKDEKEEDEFKTSLSIKHNNVNLCNFFDNAELTFDNNKIILCKIDAELFSEVIIQLPLFGNNKILEGVQNEEYKKFSLKPLLPINEDDNDIKVIGKEKTEVSINLALKGVYGNRTFKFEKDGKKGEGISFFIPPTKVDTDLKFIINETIDNSNIKQRGLIYIFVRKNVKENAFKLCDFTTGSTSLMELNSQMKEKKCNVKIKKGDIFGIKCPKGFAIFPQACFSNVLLEYYKSDNTDSEDINYYIHKDKKYNLKPKYVIELMDENFRELQNIQQYTGISNITDMLHFTNYNLGNLPLNYKNNYSTAYAKVPDTFNSIINFSCNCYNPEKHVYGTMQVESDNRNFDNIKKNENIKKNVLLPTIEKFPLLLDDEQREKLKLKLKDTNDMLNTNNINHTNDINNIYMLYNSNEHICDYQKNESLISNISSDTQKIQKSTCKINAKALDVVTIKCPHTKNFTPKDLLDNSALHSNDKKIVITFDKKNFVTYIDPTKKTFSLKDIYIQSFYGVTLDHLNKIKKLQQEWDDEHLFYPPYNVLHNVVVNNHIVKLSSALEGVLFIKSKVTGDETSTKKNTTLPTDGVSSILIPPYVKEDITFHIFCGKSTTKKPNKNNTSLALIHIHIASNRNIIHGCDFIYLEKNTTVGSTLNNTSPIFTYNKNTENNLICDISLVPQNIIGINCPNKKMNPSTCFDEVYYIKEEDVPPKSITADKYNTFTKDKITNILKNAISITNPDEKDNTYSYLILPEKFEEELIDSKKVLACTCDNKYIIHMKIEKNTIEKIKNDEKKTIGKDICKYDVTTKVATCDIIDVIDSSSIKEHHTVNYSVTLSRWDKLIIKYPTNEKTHFEKLFVNPSNLKDKVLYNYTNPINIEHILPGSITTDLYDTRTKLKQYILRIPPYVHKDIHFSLQFNNTLSSTKQNQNVIYGNVANIFIHINQGYKEIHGCDFTGKYSHLFTYSKKPLPNDNDTCNITITNNTFSGFACLSHFELKPDNCFSSVYDNNEANKVKKLFDLSTNVELDHIKQNISGFTLSYIIFKKESNKLKFSCTCSSHYSNYTIRITFDPNYITPEPQSRAIIKYVDLKDKNFGKYLRKN is encoded by the coding sequence atgaagaaactTCTAACGCTGAAGAATCTATTCCTCATCATTCTGGTATTCATATTAACCGAGAAAAAAGACGTCCGTTGTAATATCATAAAGGagaataatattaagaaTGATGAAGACAAGAGATTCcacttattttattattcccACAACTTTTTTAAGACACTcgaaacaaaacaaaaaaagaagaagaagaagaagcaattatttaaaaatgttgGAATTAGTAATTTATCTAAAGAAATAAGTATAAGAAAGGAAACATATGTGACAACAAAACATAGAACATGTCCCTTTGATAAAGAAGAAAGTTCATTTGAAATGGGATCAAGAAATATTACATGTTATGATCCTATCATATGGAAGAAAGAaaggaaatatatgaataagactgttataaaaaagaatgtaATCAATGATCAATTTGTATATAGTGATATagataaagaatataaaaatgatataaaaaatgttgaaGAGAAAATTGATAGAGATATATAcgaaaaaaaagattatgaaaataatgataatctTGTAGTAGGGtatgatgataattttttactatcttttttaaaaaaatgtttgatgaaaatattttcctcaccaaaaaaaaaaaaaactgtagtacaaaaaaaacataaatctaatttttttataaacagttctttgaaatatatatatatgtatctcACCCCCTCTGATAGTTTTAATTTAGTAcgtagaaaaagaaatttggATGAGGAAGATATGTCTTCCAATGATAATTTTGTAATAGATGAGGAGGAAGAAGAGGAAGAAGAGGAAGAAGAAGAGGAggaagaagatgaagaagaagaatatGAAGAAGAATATGAAGAAGAATATGACGATTATGTTTATGAACAAAGTGTGGATGAAACCGAAGAACCATTACAACAATTACAAGAAGAACAACAAAAAGAAGTAGCTGTTGAAGATTCAGAAGAAAGTTCTAATGATGTGGATGAAGATTATGTAGAAGGAGAAGATGAAGATATGATAAGAGTTGATGGATATTATGAAGATCAATTCAGAGATACTTATGAtagtaaaataaaagatgaaGGAGAAGATGATGCAGTAGATGAATATTTAGATGAATATTCAGATGTACATTCAGATGAATATTCAGATGTACATTCAGATGTACATTCAGATGTATATGAGAAAGAAAGAGAAAACCAAGGTGAAACATATTCAGtcgatgatgatgatgaaggtGAAGAAAGTTTTACCTATGAAAAAAGCGATATTAGTAAAACCGATTTGTTTAAGTTTATAGAAGATAGTGAAGgagatgatatatataaagttgATAGTTCTAACGTTTTATTAGAAGATGGTACTAGAGTCAGTAAAGTTTCTAGAAAAAGTGCTGATGTAGAAGGAagagaagaagaagaagaagaagaaagagAAGAAAGAGAAGGAGAAGAAGGAGAAGAAGAAAgtgttataaaaattataacaaatgtattacaaaataatgtATTACCAAGTGATGGTGCTGACGAGTTCGATAAAATCGATTTGTCTTTTGAAACAACAGAAAGTGGAGATACTAGCGTATCAGAAGATTCATTTGATAAATATGCAtctaataatacaaataaagaatatgtgTGTGATTTTACTGATCAATTAAAACCAACAGAAAGTACTCCTAAAGTAAAAAAATGTGAACTAAAAGTAAATGAGCCattaataaaagtaaaaattatatgccCATTAAAAGGATCtgtagaaaaaatatatgataatatagaaTATGTTCCTAAAAAAAGTCCATATGTTGTATTAACAAAAGAAGAAACTAAATTGAAAGAACATGTTCTATCTAAACTTATTTATGGTTTAATAATATCTCCAACAGtgaatgaaaaagaaaataattttaaagaaGGTGTTATTGAATTTACATTGCCACCTATGGTTAATAAACCAAccgtattttattttatatgtgatAATTCTAAAACAGAAGATGAGaacaaaaaaggaaatagAGGAATTGTAGAAGTTTCTATACAACCATATggtaataaaattaatggtTGTGCTTTCttagatgatgatgaagaagaagaaaaatatggtGATCAAGGTGAagttgatgaaaataatgataaaataaaattgaaaaaattctttacacagaatatttataaaaaaaataatatctaTCCATGttatatgaaattatataGTGGAGATATAGGTGGTATCATGTttccaaaaaatataaaatcatcAACTTGTTTTGAAGAAATGATAccttataataaagaaataaaatggaataaagaaaaaaaaactttaactaatttaataaataattctgttgtatataataaagatatgaatgcaaaatattataatgttcAATATGTTCATATCCCTACAAGTTATAAAGAcacattaaatttattttgtagtattatattaaaagaagatgaaagtaatttaaatttaaattcaAATTCTTATTTAGTATATGTAAGTATTAATGAAGAATTCAATTTTTCACTTTTAGATTTTTATGAATCATTTGTTCCTATCAAAAAAACAATACAAGCAGCTCAAAGAAatcttaataataaagaacatGATTATACATGTGATTTCACAGATAAATTAGATAAACCAGTTCCTCCTCTTATTGAAGgaaagaaattatttatatgtagaaaatatttaaaagaatttgATACTTTTACTTTAAAAtgtaatgtaaataaaacaaattatcCAAATATAGAAATCTTtccaaaaaatttaaaagataaaaaagaagtaTTAAAATTAGATCTTGATATTCAATATCAAATGTTtagtaaattttttaaattcaatACACAGaattcaaaatatttaaatttatatccaTCTTATCTTATGTTTCCATTTAATCATAtaggaaaaaaagaattaaaaaataatcctatatataaaagtcataaagatattaaatattttgaacAATCCTCTTTATTATCTCCACTTTCTTCATCAGATAGCTTAGgcaaattattaaattttatagatACACAAGAAACGGTTTCTCTTACAGAAAAAATTagatatttaaatataactaTTAATGAATTAGAATCTGATAATAATACTTTTTCTTTAACATTACAAGTACCACcatatatagatattaaagaaccattttattttatgtttggctgtaataataataaaggtGATGGAAATATCGGAGTAGtagaattattaatatctaaACATGAAGAAATCATTAAAGGATGTAATTTTCATGATACTAAATTAGATTATTTCAATAATAATGTATCTAGTTCTAAAGATGAATGTACTCTACATGCatatgaaaatgatataataggATTTAATTGCTCAGAAACTAATAATGCTtctgatgaagaagaagatggAGTTGACGTATCACTACAACCTGAAAATTGTTTTAATAAAGTATATAAAGGACTTGAAATCATTGATATCAAtacattattaaataatgcacaagtatataaaataaataataaaaaaacacctgtatttttaaaaataccaccatataatttattagaaGATACTAAATTAAGTTGTAAATGTACTATTGAAGGTGttgttaaaaatataaatgttattcTAACAAAAACTGATACagtattattaaaaagagaaatacaaaatgaatatatattagatgataaaatatatacatgtgaacatgaaaattttattaatccaAGAGTTAATAGAATATTTGATGAAAATGTAGAACATACATGTAAtgtaaaaatagaaaaattcTTTAATTATATTCAGATATTATGTCCAGCTAAAGATCTAGGTATTTATAAAGATATACAAATGtattatgatattattaaacCTACAAGGGTACcacaatttaaaaaatttaataatgaagaacTACATAAATTAATTCCTAACTCTGAAATGTTAcataaaacaaaagaaatgttaattttatataatgaagaaaaagtaGATCTATTACATTTCTATGTATTTTttccaatatatataaaagataattatGAATTCAATATTGTATGCGATAATTCCAAAACAACATGGAATAATCAAATAGGAGGAAAagttatttatcatataactGTTTCAAAAAGAGAACAAAAAGTTAAAGGATGCTCATTTAATGATGAACATACAAATATGtttattgataataaatCTAATGTTAAAAATTGTGTTATTGATGCTAATCCTAAAGATATTATAGGTTTTGTTTGTCCATCAGGTACTCTAAAAATAACAAGTTGTTTTAAAGATGCTGTTGTTAATACAAATTTAACTAATATCAATCGTATActctatttaaaaaataatttagctaattttacatataaacattattttaattatatggaAGTACCAGCTTTAATGGATTatgatatttcttttaaatgtatttgtgtagatttaaaaaaaaaaaaatataatattaaatcacCATTAGGACCTAAAGTATTAAATgctatttataaaaaattaaatataagatatgataaatatgttaCTGGTACtcttcaaaataaatatcttaTGACATATATGGATCTTCATTTATCTAATAAACGgaattatataaaggaattatttaatgatttagataaaaaaaaaccagCTGATACAGATGCAAACCCAGAAACTATTATCGAATCTTTAACTATCAATGAATCTAATGAATCGACACCATTTCCAACAGGTGATGTAGATGCAGaacatttattattagaaGGTTATGATGTATGggaaaatttatatgatgaAACATTAGAagatgttatatataaagatatcgAATCTTTAGAATTAAAAGATATTGAACAATATGTCTTACAAGTTAATTTAAAAGCTCCAAAATTAATGATGTCTTctcaaattaataataatagacaTGTATGTGATTTCTCAATGAAAAATCTAATCGTACCTgattcattaaaaaaaaaaaaagaagaaggtGGAAATAATCCAATAAATATTCATTGTTATGCCTTATTAAAACCTTTAGATACATTATATGTTAAATGTCCTACATCTAAAGATAATTATGAAGCTGCAAAGGTAAATATATCTGAAAGTGATAATGAATATGAGTTACAAGTTATTTCATTGATAGAAAAAAGATTACAAAATTTTGAGCTATTAGATTCTAAAAGAAATGGAAATGGTCATGCTATACTACCCAATGGTGTTGTTGATCCAACGAGTGTTTTAGATAGTAGTacatttgaaaaatattttaagaatataaaaataaaaccagataaattttttgaaaaGGTTATAAAAGAAGTAGATGATactgaagaagaaaaagatttAGAAAGTATATTACGTGGTGTAATAGTTAGTCCTATGaaagttttaaaaaaaaaggatccTTTTACTTCCTATGCAGCTTTAGTAGTACCTCCAGTTGTTTCAAAAGATTTACATTTAAAAGTTGAATGTAATAATACTGAATATAAAGATGAAAATCAGAATATATTAGGATATAATGGAATAGTACATATAGACATATCAACTAGTGATGAAAAGATTAAAGGATGTGATTTTTCTACAGATAATAGTTCTATATTAACAACAAGTATAGAATTAGTAAATGGTGAAACAAAAGATtgtgaaataaatataaataataatgaatttttTGGAATAATATGTGATAATGATACAAATTTAGATCCAGAAAAATGttttaatgaaatatatgataaagataaaagtaatgtaaaaaaatttcatGAATTAATACctaatatagatatattttcattaccTAATtctaataagaaaaaagtaGCATATGCTAAGATACCGTtagattatattaataagttATCATTTTCTTGTTCATGTAAATCATCACATAATAATACAATTGGAAATATGAaagtaatattaaataaagatgaaaaagaagaagatgaaTTTAAAACAAGTTTAAGtattaaacataataatgtaaatttATGTAACTTTTTTGATAATGCTGAATTAacatttgataataataaaataattttatgtaaAATAGATGCAGAATTATTTTCAGAAGTAATTATACAATTACCATTATttggaaataataaaatattagaaGGAGTtcaaaatgaagaatataagAAATTTTCATTAAAACCTTTATTACCAATTAATgaagatgataatgatattaaagTAATAGGGAAAGAAAAAACTGAAGTGTCTATCAATTTAGCTTTAAAAGGTGTTTATGGTAATCGAACATTTAAGTTTGAAAAAGATGGAAAGAAAGGTGAAGGAATTAGTTTTTTTATACCTCCAACTAAAGTAGATACagatttaaaatttataattaatgaaACTATAgataattcaaatattaaacaaagaggattaatatatatatttgtaagaaaaaatgtaaaagaaAATGCATTTAAATTATGTGATTTTACAACAGGTTCAACATCATTAATGGAATTAAATAGtcaaatgaaagaaaaaaaatgtaatgtcaaaataaaaaaaggagaTATTTTTGGTATTAAATGTCCTAAAGGATTTGCTATATTTCCTCAAGCATGTTTTAGTAATGTATTAttagaatattataaaagtgATAATACTGATAGTGAagatattaattattatattcataaagataaaaaatataatttaaaaccTAAATATGTTATTGAATTAATGGATGAAAATTTTAGAGAATTACAAAATATTCAACAATATACTGGTATATCAAATATTACAGATATGTTACATTTTACAAATTATAATCTAGGAAATCTAccattaaattataaaaataattattctaCAGCATATGCTAAAGTACCAGATACTTTTAATTCTATTATTAACTTTTCTTGTAATTGTTATAATCCAGAAAAACATGTTTATGGAACCATGCAAGTTGAATCAGATAATCgtaattttgataatattaaaaaaaatgaaaatatcaaaaaaaatgttcttTTACCAACTATAGAAAAATTTCCTCTACTATTAGATGATGAACAAcgagaaaaattaaaattaaaattaaaagatacaaatgatatgttaaatacaaataatattaatcatacaaatgatattaataatatatatatgttatataattccAATGAACATATTTGtgattatcaaaaaaatgaatCACTCATTTCAAATATATCTAGTGATACccaaaaaatacaaaaaagtaCATGCAAAATTAATGCAAAGGCTTTAGATGTTGTTACTATTAAATGTCCTCATACCAAAAATTTTACTCCTAAAGATTTATTAGATAATTCAGCATTACATtctaatgataaaaaaattgttatcacatttgataaaaaaaattttgttacTTATATAGATCctacaaaaaaaacattttctttgaaagatatatatatacaaagtTTTTATGGTGTTACACTTGATCatcttaataaaataaaaaaactgCAACAAGAATGGGATGATgaacatttattttatcctcCTTATAATGTATTACATAATGTTGTAGTTAATAATCATATAGTCAAATTATCATCTGCATTAGAAGgggttttatttattaaatctaAAGTGACAGGAGATGAAACAAGtaccaaaaaaaatactaCATTACCAACTGATGGAGTATCAAGTATTTTAATACCACCATATGTAAAAGAAGATATaacatttcatattttttgtgGAAAATCTACAACCAAAAAAccaaacaaaaataatacatcttTGGCacttatacatatacatatagcatcaaatagaaatattattcatggttgtgattttatatatttagaaaaaaatacaacTGTAGGTAGTACTCTTAATAATACATCTcctatatttacatataataaaaatacagaaaataatttaatatgtgATATATCTTTAGTTccacaaaatattataggTATTAATTGtcctaataaaaaaatgaatccATCAACATGTTTTGATGaagtttattatattaaagaaGAAGATGTACCACCAAAAAGTATAACAgcagataaatataatacatttactaaagataaaataacaaatattttaaaaaatgcaATCTCTATTACAAATCCAGATGAAAAGGATAATACatattcttatttaatattaccaGAAAAATTTGAAGAAGAACTGATTGATAGTAAAAAAGTTTTAGCTTGTACatgtgataataaatatataatacatatgaaaatagaaaaaaatacaatagaaaaaatcaaaaatgatgaaaaaaaaactatTGGAAaagatatatgtaaatatgatGTAACAACAAAAGTTGCAACTTGTGATATTATAGATGTAATAGATTCATCATCAATAAAAGAACATCATACTGTAAATTATTCAGTTACATTATCTAGATGGGATAaacttattattaaatatccaacaaatgaaaaaactcattttgaaaaattatttgttaATCCTTCgaatttaaaagataaagTTTTATATAACTATACTAATCCAATAAATATAGAACATATATTACCAGGATCTATTACAACAGATTTATATGACACCAGAACAAAActtaaacaatatatattaagaattCCACCATATGTTCATAAAGATATACATTTCTCATTACAATTTAATAATACTTTAAGTTCTACTAAACAAAATCAAAATGTTATTTATGGAAATGTTgctaatatttttattcatatcaaTCAAGGATATAAAGAAATTCATGGATGTGATTTTACAGGCAAATATTCTCATTTATTTACTTATTCAAAAAAACCATTAcctaatgataatgatacttgtaatattactattacaaATAATACATTCTCAGGTTTTGCATGCTTAAGTCATTTCGAATTAAAACCAGATAACTGCTTTTCATCTGtctatgataataatgaagctAATAAAGTTAAAAAACTATTCGACCTATCTACAAATGTTGAATTAGATCATATCAAACAAAACATATCAGGATTTACTctttcttatattatttttaaaaaagaatcaAACAAACTAAAATTCTCATGCACATGCTCATCTCATTATTCAAAT